From the genome of Fibrobacter sp. UWEL:
CCACGAAGCTTGTAGAAAGGAGTATCGAACACCACAGAAATGGTGTAGCCGGTGCTTGCGGCAAGCTGAGCTCTACGACGCTGAGCGGCATCAAAGTCGGCAACCGCTTCGAACTGGAGCATGTAAAGACCGTCGGACTTGGAATCCTTCTTGGTCTTGCTAGCAATGCTCTGGTTGGTGGTAGTATCCCTGAGAGAGGAATTCAGTTCAGGCTTGTATTCCTTACCCTGAAACAGAGAGTCCATATCGGTAGGACCTGCAGCCCATGCAATAGACATGGACATTAAGAAAGCTGCAATAAACTTAAACATGGCTCAAATATAACAAAAAAAATGGCGGGTTAAACCCGCCACTTTTTCAAGTTTGCCTGAAGGTTACTTCTTAGTCGGAGTAGCATCTCTTCTGACACCCCAGACATTGGTCTTGTCCAGGGAGTTCTTCTTACCGAACTTACCCAGCTTGATGTAAGACTGGAGCTTGGTAATGTAAGCGCCGGTAGCAACTTCACGACCCTTTTCAGAACGCATGTTCCAAGCGATGTAGAAGTTACGGCCTGCATCCAAGCAAGACTTGCCTACGCCGAAGACGGTTTCGTCATCGCAGAAAATCTTACCGCTCTGACCAGCAACGTAGCCACCCAGGTTGGTGTAGTATTCCACGTTGAAGAAGAAGTAGATCTTGTGCAGTTCGTTCTTGTTCTTGGAGAAGTAATCGTAGAAACGTTCTTCAGAGTTCACCAGAGCAAACATATCAGACTGAACGAAGTGACCAACCACCTGATTCATAGAGTCTGCTGCATATTCGAAGCTCTTGCTGGTTGCAAACGGAACGACCTGAACCATGGGAACATTTTCACCTGCCGGAGCATTACCGGTATGAGAGAATGCCACTTCCTTCACAGTCACTTCTGCTTCACCGTTGATCTGGACCCAGGGAGAAGGCAGACGAACAGTAGAGTTGTAAGCAGTGGGTGCATTCCAGTTGTAATCAGTCAAATCATTTGCCGGACGAATATCTGCATAGGATTCTGCATGAATATCCGTTACATCCATCCAGTAGACATTGTTATAGTCACCACTGAAGCGAACGTAGTCACCAACGTGGGGAGAAACAGAGTTGTCACCAGTGATATAGTATGCACGAACATTTTCAGAACGGTCCTGCAAAGAAGTTGCAGCTACGTCACTCTTGAAGCG
Proteins encoded in this window:
- a CDS encoding SPOR domain-containing protein; the protein is MFKFIAAFLMSMSIAWAAGPTDMDSLFQGKEYKPELNSSLRDTTTNQSIASKTKKDSKSDGLYMLQFEAVADFDAAQRRRAQLAASTGYTISVVFDTPFYKLRGGGWSSKKAAEDKARELSAYNINAFVVKIR